A single region of the Vicia villosa cultivar HV-30 ecotype Madison, WI linkage group LG4, Vvil1.0, whole genome shotgun sequence genome encodes:
- the LOC131596530 gene encoding protein OSB3, chloroplastic/mitochondrial-like isoform X2, translating to MKLKPFYLRSFFFSPKLIQTPFTFSNSSYKCFSTNHTRKPPHCFDDAVPGTSAVYNHALKFQRPPTIKWKPHLENTTTFIGSVTRELKRVNSNTFGFHTTIRVRSSNKPNSSSFWVLLMMWNDVAEFAYQHVKPNHFICVSGCLATYDGERGLCYKLIVNELEFVTQSPGYGEHEKEIKFGDA from the exons ATGAAACTAAAACCATTCTATCTCCGTTCATTTTTCTTCTCCCCAAAACTGATTCAAACTCCATTCACATTTTCCAATTCATCATACAAATGTTTCTCAACCAATCACACAAGGAAACCACCACACTGCTTCGACGACGCCGTACCCGGAACCAGCGCCGTCTACAATCACGCTCTCAAATTCCAGCGTCCTCCTACTATCAAATGGAAACCGCACCTAGAAAACACCACCACCTTCATCGGTTCCGTCACGCGTGAACTCAAGCGCGTCAACTCAAACACATTTGGATTTCACACTACGATTCGTGTTCGAAGTTCTAACAAACCTAATAGCTCTTCTTTTTG GGTGCTGCTTATGATGTGGAACGATGTTGCTGAATTTGCTTATCAACATGTGAAACCAAATCATTTTATTTGTGTATCAGGTTGTTTGGCGACTTACGATGGAGAGAGGGGATTGTGTTATAAG CTAATTGTGAATGAGTTAGAGTTTGTTACTCAAAGTCCGGGCTATGGAGAGCATGAGAAAGAAATTAAATTTGGAG ATGCATAA
- the LOC131596530 gene encoding protein OSB1, mitochondrial-like isoform X1, which produces MKLKPFYLRSFFFSPKLIQTPFTFSNSSYKCFSTNHTRKPPHCFDDAVPGTSAVYNHALKFQRPPTIKWKPHLENTTTFIGSVTRELKRVNSNTFGFHTTIRVRSSNKPNSSSFWVLLMMWNDVAEFAYQHVKPNHFICVSGCLATYDGERGLCYKLIVNELEFVTQSPGYGEHEKEIKFGAGNQLSDGNQLHLWQVFFASPNEWWDRRKNKLNPNSPDFKHKDTGEALWLSKHNPPWVTRQLELLDLKFSGGFAGRRPRLTSWVYDE; this is translated from the exons ATGAAACTAAAACCATTCTATCTCCGTTCATTTTTCTTCTCCCCAAAACTGATTCAAACTCCATTCACATTTTCCAATTCATCATACAAATGTTTCTCAACCAATCACACAAGGAAACCACCACACTGCTTCGACGACGCCGTACCCGGAACCAGCGCCGTCTACAATCACGCTCTCAAATTCCAGCGTCCTCCTACTATCAAATGGAAACCGCACCTAGAAAACACCACCACCTTCATCGGTTCCGTCACGCGTGAACTCAAGCGCGTCAACTCAAACACATTTGGATTTCACACTACGATTCGTGTTCGAAGTTCTAACAAACCTAATAGCTCTTCTTTTTG GGTGCTGCTTATGATGTGGAACGATGTTGCTGAATTTGCTTATCAACATGTGAAACCAAATCATTTTATTTGTGTATCAGGTTGTTTGGCGACTTACGATGGAGAGAGGGGATTGTGTTATAAG CTAATTGTGAATGAGTTAGAGTTTGTTACTCAAAGTCCGGGCTATGGAGAGCATGAGAAAGAAATTAAATTTGGAG CGGGTAACCAGTTATCTGATGGGAATCAGCTTCACCTTTGGCAAGTGTTTTTCGCCAGTCCAAATGAATGGTGGGATCGAAGAAAGAACAAGTTAAATCCAAATTCGCCTGACTTTAAACACAAGGATACAGGGGAAGCTCTCTGGCTGAGTAAACATAATCCACCATGGGTTACAAGACAACTTGAATTACTTGACTTAAAATTTTCAGGAGGATTTGCAGGTCGTCGACCACGTCTCACATCTTGGGTTTACGATGAATAG
- the LOC131596531 gene encoding probable disease resistance protein At4g33300, with product MALNDSFAGEIATELLKMLISISRKSLLCRTSAEQLRSYIDEILPTIQEIKYTGVELPEQRQFQLDRFSEILRSGVELSHKVLSSSRWNVYKNLQLAKKMEKLQKNVSRFMQGPMQVHTLADVHHTRFEMAEGFDRVDRKLEKYFGAMKIGVGGGGWVEEAVRSCMEEDENWVEGNSGNLNLSIGLDLGKKRVIEKVVGREDLWVVGICGIGGSGKTTLAREVCRDEQVRCYFKERVLFLTVSQSPNVEQLRTKIWGHIMGNRNLNPNYDVPQWIPQFECRSEARTLVVLDDVWSLSVLEQLVCRTPGCKFVVVSRFKFPTVFNETYEVELLSEEDALSLFCHHAFGQKSIPFTANENLVKQVVSECEKLPLALKVIGASLRDQTEMFWESVKNRLSQGQSIGESHEINLIERMAISINYLREEIKECFLDLCSFPEDKKIPLDVLINMWVEIHDIDEKDAFAIVVELSNKNLLTLVKEARAGGMYSSCFEISVTQHDVLRDLALNLSNRETINERRRLVMPKRENGLPKEWIRRKHKPFEAQIVSIHTGEMKENDWPKLEFPKAEVLIINFTSKNYFLPPFIDKMPNLRALIVINYSASYACLHNVSVFNNLTNLRSLWLEKVSIPQFGGIVMENLGKLFIVLCKINNNLEGKEVNLSRIFPNLSEITLDHCDDVTSLPSSICKIQSLKNMSLTNCHNLAQLPAELGMLRFLEILRLYACPELKTLPPSVCDMIRLKYIDVSQCVNLSCFPEEIGRLVSLEKIDMRECSMIKNVPQSAILLKSLRLVICDEEVFGVWKDVEKAKPNVHVQVSEQYFDLEWLRE from the exons ATGGCACTGAACGATTCCTTCGCCGGCGAGATAGCAACGGAGCTTCTCAAAATGCTCATATCAATATCTCGAAAATCTCTTCTATGCAGAACAAGCGCAGAGCAGCTCAGATCCTACATCGACGAAATCCTCCCAACCATACAAGAAATCAAGTACACCGGCGTCGAGTTACCGGAGCAACGGCAGTTTCAGCTCGACCGTTTCTCGGAGATTCTCCGTTCCGGCGTGGAGCTCTCTCACAAGGTTCTCTCCTCAAGCCGGTGGAACGTGTACAAGAATCTTCAACTAGCAAAGAAAATGGAGAAGCTTCAGAAGAACGTTTCGAGATTCATGCAAGGTCCCATGCAGGTTCATACATTGGCTGACGTGCACCACACGCGATTCGAGATGGCCGAAGGGTTCGATCGGGTGGATAGGAAGCTGGAGAAGTATTTTGGTGCCATGAAGATTGGTGTGGGAGGTGGAGGGTGGGTGGAGGAAGCTGTGAGGTCTTgtatggaggaagatgagaattGGGTTGAGGGTAATTctggaaatttgaatttaagtattGGTTTGGATTTGGGGAAGAAGAGAGTTATAGAGAAAGTTGTTGGAAGAGAGGATTTATGGGTTGTTGGGATTTGTGGGATTGGTGGATCTGGGAAAACTACTCTTGCTAGAGAGGTTTGTAGAGATGAACAAGTGAGAT GTTATTTTAAGGAAAGAGTCTTGTTTCTAACTGTTTCACAATCTCCAAATGTGGAGCAGCTAAGGACAAAGATTTGGGGACACATCATGGGAAACAGGAACTTGAATCCAAATTATGATGTTCCTCAATGGATACCGCAATTTGAATGCAGAAGTGAGGCTAGAACTTTGGTTGTTCTAGACGATGTTTGGTCGCTCTCGGTTCTTGAACAGCTTGTGTGTAGAACACCAGGTTGCAAATTTGTTGTGGTTTCTAGGTTCAAATTTCCAACAGTATTCAATGAAACTTATGAGGTTGAATTGTTGAGTGAAGAGGATGCTTTGTCTTTGTTCTGTCACCATGCTTTTGGACAGAAATCGATTCCTTTTACGGCGAATGAGAATTTGGTTAAACAG GTTGTGAGTGAGTGTGAAAAGCTTCCATTGGCTCTGAAAGTGATCGGAGCTTCGTTACGAGATCAAACCGAAATGTTTTGGGAAAGTGTTAAAAACAGGTTATCTCAAGGCCAAAGTATTGGAGAATCTCATGAAATCAACCTAATCGAAAGAATGGCGATaagtataaactacttaagagaaGAGATCAAGGAATGTTTCTTGGACCTTTGTTCATTCCCTGAGGATAAGAAAATCCCTCTAGATGTTCTCATCAATATGTGGGTTGAAATCCATGATATTGATGAGAAAGATGCTTTTGCTATTGTTGTTGAGCTCTCTAACAAAAATCTTCTCACCTTGGTGAAAGAAGCGCG TGCTGGTGGCATGTATAGTAGTTGCTTTGAGATCTCAGTTACTCAACATGATGTACTTAGAGACCTTGCACTTAATTTGAGTAACCGCGAGACTATTAATGAACGCCGACGATTAGTTATGCCAAAACGAGAGAACGGGCTCCCCAAAGAATGGATAAGACGCAAACACAAGCCATTCGAGGCACAAATTGTTTCGATTCACACAG GTGAAATGAAGGAAAATGATTGGCCTAAACTTGAATTTCCAAAGGCTGAAGTTTTGATCATAAATTTCACCTCTAAGAATTACTTTTTACCTCCTTTCATAGATAAAATGCCAAATTTAAGAGCATTAATAGTAATAAACTATAGTGCATCCTATGCTTGTCTTCACAATGTTTCAGTTTTCAATAACTTAACCAACTTGAGAAGCCTATGGCTTGAAAAAGTTTCCATCCCTCAATTTGGAGGCATTGTCATGGAAAACTTAGGCAAGTTATTTATAGTTTTGTGTAAGATTAATAACAATCTAGAGGGTAAAGAGGTAAATCTGTCTCGAATCTTTCCGAACCTCTCTGAGATCACTCTTGATCATTGTGATGATGTAACTTCTTTGCCCTCAAGCATTTGTAAGATACAATCTCTCAAAAACATGAGTCTCACTAATTGCCATAATTTGGCACAACTTCCTGCTGAATTAGGCATGCTGAGATTTCTCGAGATTCTTCGGTTATACGCTTGTCCGGAATTGAAAACGCTTCCTCCTAGTGTCTGCGACATGATTAGATTGAAGTATATCGATGTTTCGCAATGTGTTAACCTATCATGTTTTCCTGAAGAGATTGGAAGATTGGTAAGTTTGGAAAAGATTGACATGAGGGAATGCTCCATGATTAAGAATGTGCCTCAGTCTGCTATTTTATTGAAGTCTTTGAGGCTTGTAATTTGTGATGAGGAAGTGTTTGGTGTGTGGAAAGATGTTGAGAAGGCCAAGCCTAATGTTCATGTTCAAGTGTCAGAACAGTACTTTGATTTGGAATGGCTTAGAGAATGA
- the LOC131594168 gene encoding uncharacterized protein LOC131594168 — protein sequence MEVMIHSSNMETFNFSNGTMSSPYLSPPSSPKRFGEFYLSAPSSPSRLSELYSQIDYLSIIDQTSSSTNKNNNNNVVVDDDVDDDHEGGGFAFFVNQDESKNSLMTRSAEELFHGGKIKPFEETKVAVEPRKQQNNVGVGFDDERRGRDRERTKGTDSSLNNNSGRRVTRSHSPYRKSNYALDLEEQNIQQKQQPRMTKEESKSSSSKGSRRWKLSDLLLFRSASEGRGSSKDPLKKHFVGYKKSNNSIEEVKGSSFRSSESFSRKKGQVSAHEMHYAMKKAESQDMKKRTFLPYRQGILGRLSGFGL from the coding sequence ATGGAAGTGATGATACATAGTTCAAATATGGAGACATTCAATTTTAGTAATGGAACAATGAGTTCACCATATCTAAGTCCACCTTCATCACCAAAACGTTTTGGTGAATTTTACTTGAGTGCCCCTTCAAGTCCTTCTAGGCTTTCTGAATTATATAGTCAAATTGATTATTTGTCTATAATTGATCAAACATCATCATCaaccaacaaaaacaacaacaacaacgttgttgttgatgatgatgttgatgatgatcatGAAGGTGGTGGTTTTGCTTTCTTTGTTAATCAAGATGAATCGAAGAACTCGTTGATGACTCGTTCAGCTGAAGAACTTTTTCATGGTGGTAAAATTAAACCTTTTGAAGAAACTAAGGTTGCTGTTGAACCTAGGAAGCAACAAAACAACGTAGGagttggttttgatgatgaaagaagaggaagagatagagagagaacaAAAGGAACAGATTCATCGTTGAATAATAACTCTGGTAGAAGAGTAACAAGATCACACTCTCCTTATAGAAAATCAAACTATGCATTAGATTTAGAAGAACAGAATatccaacaaaaacaacaacctcGTATGACCAAAGAGGAATCGAAATCATCGAGTTCGAAGGGTTCGAGGAGGTGGAAACTGAGTGATTTGTTGTTGTTTCGAAGTGCTTCGGAGGGGAGAGGATCAAGCAAGGATCCATTGAAGAAACATTTTGTTGGGTATAAGAAGAGTAATAATAGTATTGAAGAAGTTAAAGGGTCGAGTTTTAGATCTAGTGAATCGTTTTCTAGAAAAAAAGGACAAGTTTCAGCTCATGAAATGCATTATGCTATGAAGAAAGCTGAGTCACAAGATATGAAGAAAAGAACTTTCTTGCCTTATAGACAAGGGATTTTGGGTAGGCTGTCTGGATTTGGACTCTAG